A genome region from Carya illinoinensis cultivar Pawnee chromosome 2, C.illinoinensisPawnee_v1, whole genome shotgun sequence includes the following:
- the LOC122301221 gene encoding serine/threonine-protein kinase Aurora-3-like isoform X1, translating into MSLHSTQAPEANPKKQWSLQDFEIGKPLGKGKFGRVYLAREAKSKYIVALKVIFKEQIEKYRIQHQLRREMEIQTSLRHQNILRLYGWFHDAERIFLILEYAHGGELYGKLRKSGHLSENQAATYISSLTQALAYCHEKHVIHRDIKPENLLLDHEGRLKIADFGWSVQSRSKRHTMCGTLDYLAPEMVENKAHDYAVDNWTLGILCYEFLYGVPPFEAESQSDTFKRIVKVDLIFPSTPHVSAEAKDLILRLLVKDSSKRLSLQKIMGHSWIIKNADPEGICNK; encoded by the exons ATGAGTCTTCACAGCACCCAAGCACCAGAAGCGAATCCGAAGAAGCAATGGTCCTTGCAAGACTTCGAGATCGGAAAACCCCTCGGAAAGGGAAAATTCGGCCGGGTCTATCTCGCTAGAGAAGCGAAG AGCAAATACATAGTGGCGTTGAAGGTGATATTCAAGGAACAAATAGAGAAGTATCGAATTCAGCACCAGCTGAGGAGAGAGATGGAGATTCAGACCAGCCTTCGGCACCAAAATATACTGCGACTCTATGGGTGGTTCCACGATGCTGAACGCATTTTCTTGATACTCGAATATGCTCATGGCGGCGAGCTTTATGGGAAGCTCAGGAAAAGTGGCCATCTCAGTGAGAATCAAGCCGCCACC TACATTTCGAGCCTCACACAAGCACTGGCGTATTGTCATGAGAAGCATGTGATTCATAGGGACATCAAGCCTGAAAATTTGTTGCTTGATCACGAG GGTCGACTGAAAATTGCAGACTTTGGATGGTCTGTACAGTCAAGAAGCAAGAGACACACCATGTGTGGAACTTTGGATTATTTAGCACCAGAAATGGTGGAGAACAAAGCTCATGACTACGCAGTTGATAACTGGACTTTGGGTATCCTTTGTTATGAGTTCCTTTATGGTGTCCCCCCATTTGAGGCTGAGAGTCAGAGTGATACATTTAAAAG GATAGTGAAGGTTGATCTGATTTTCCCTTCCACCCCTCATGTTTCTGCCGAAGCCAAGGATCTCATTCTTCGG CTTCTGGTGAAAGACTCCTCAAAACGGCTTTCTCTTCAGAAGATCATGGGGCATTCTTGGATAATCAAGAATGCAGATCCTGAAGGTATTTGCAATAAGTAG
- the LOC122301221 gene encoding serine/threonine-protein kinase Aurora-3-like isoform X2: MSLHSTQAPEANPKKQWSLQDFEIGKPLGKGKFGRVYLAREAKSKYIVALKVIFKEQIEKYRIQHQLRREMEIQTSLRHQNILRLYGWFHDAERIFLILEYAHGGELYGKLRKSGHLSENQAATGRLKIADFGWSVQSRSKRHTMCGTLDYLAPEMVENKAHDYAVDNWTLGILCYEFLYGVPPFEAESQSDTFKRIVKVDLIFPSTPHVSAEAKDLILRLLVKDSSKRLSLQKIMGHSWIIKNADPEGICNK; the protein is encoded by the exons ATGAGTCTTCACAGCACCCAAGCACCAGAAGCGAATCCGAAGAAGCAATGGTCCTTGCAAGACTTCGAGATCGGAAAACCCCTCGGAAAGGGAAAATTCGGCCGGGTCTATCTCGCTAGAGAAGCGAAG AGCAAATACATAGTGGCGTTGAAGGTGATATTCAAGGAACAAATAGAGAAGTATCGAATTCAGCACCAGCTGAGGAGAGAGATGGAGATTCAGACCAGCCTTCGGCACCAAAATATACTGCGACTCTATGGGTGGTTCCACGATGCTGAACGCATTTTCTTGATACTCGAATATGCTCATGGCGGCGAGCTTTATGGGAAGCTCAGGAAAAGTGGCCATCTCAGTGAGAATCAAGCCGCCACC GGTCGACTGAAAATTGCAGACTTTGGATGGTCTGTACAGTCAAGAAGCAAGAGACACACCATGTGTGGAACTTTGGATTATTTAGCACCAGAAATGGTGGAGAACAAAGCTCATGACTACGCAGTTGATAACTGGACTTTGGGTATCCTTTGTTATGAGTTCCTTTATGGTGTCCCCCCATTTGAGGCTGAGAGTCAGAGTGATACATTTAAAAG GATAGTGAAGGTTGATCTGATTTTCCCTTCCACCCCTCATGTTTCTGCCGAAGCCAAGGATCTCATTCTTCGG CTTCTGGTGAAAGACTCCTCAAAACGGCTTTCTCTTCAGAAGATCATGGGGCATTCTTGGATAATCAAGAATGCAGATCCTGAAGGTATTTGCAATAAGTAG